From the genome of Candidatus Desulfarcum epimagneticum:
TTCAGGGACCGGTAAAGGGGCGGGATGTCTTTTTGGGAATGGTCGATGAGAAGGGGGATGAGCGGCCGGTCCTTTGAGAGGGGGTCGCCGGAGGTGGCGGCGAAGGTTTCCAGAAGGGTCCAGGTTTTTTCCTCGCCCCAGTAGTTCCGGCTCCAGACCGCGATCATCTTGCGGGACTTTGCGATTCCGTCGTTGATTTTTTTGGAAACGTGGTCGCCGGGCCGGATTTCCCGCTCGTCAAACCAGACCCGGACCCCGTTTTGCAAAAGAAGGTCCGAAAGTTTTGCCGCGAATCCCCGGTCCTCCACAGCGTAGCTGATAAAAACGTCATACTCGTCCTGGATGTCGTGGTGTGGCATGGGCGTTTTTTCTCCGTTTTGTTTTTCGCCGATCTTGTTTTTTTCGCGCCTCGGCCGGTC
Proteins encoded in this window:
- a CDS encoding hypothetical protein (Evidence 5 : Unknown function), coding for MVQGLSRASAPDRPRREKNKIGEKQNGEKTPMPHHDIQDEYDVFISYAVEDRGFAAKLSDLLLQNGVRVWFDEREIRPGDHVSKKINDGIAKSRKMIAVWSRNYWGEEKTWTLLETFAATSGDPLSKDRPLIPLLIDHSQKDIPPLYRSLKVLYFRRKNDFDLHFSDVLNALDLGQGPGLEKPGV